The following proteins come from a genomic window of Synechococcus sp. BIOS-E4-1:
- the coaBC gene encoding bifunctional phosphopantothenoylcysteine decarboxylase/phosphopantothenate--cysteine ligase CoaBC: MPALLKGRRVLVAASGSIAAVKTPLLVSALVQAGAQVRCVLTASAARLVSPVALATLSREPCLQDADQWDPARPRPLHIELAEWADLVVVAPLSATSLSRWVQGDGEGLLASLLLACECPVLAAPAMNTAMWKHPAVQRNWGFLVDDPRVLPLAPESGLLACDRLGTGRMADPVRIELAAASALLQADAEGLLKSDWRGRHVLVSAGPTLEALDCVRVFSNRSSGRMGVLLAQAAHLRGATVDLVHGPLQVPPSWLEGLRCHPVVGSAAMDNTLQQLQPQAHAVLMCAAVADLRRTGSADVEKLPKDQLIDSIEAGWELAPDLLQALVRRRPKGQSVLGFAALTGSDEQLLELGRRKLQAKGCDLLMVNPVDRPGQGLDSDQNAGWLLGPGDHHQICPLEDKLALSHRLLDRLLEINSDDLYQSAGLVSQPT; encoded by the coding sequence ATGCCGGCGCTGCTGAAGGGACGACGGGTGCTGGTGGCTGCCTCGGGAAGCATTGCTGCTGTCAAGACTCCGCTGCTGGTCAGTGCCCTTGTGCAGGCAGGGGCTCAGGTCCGCTGTGTGCTCACCGCCAGTGCAGCCCGCTTGGTGAGCCCAGTGGCTCTGGCAACGCTCAGTCGTGAACCCTGCCTGCAGGACGCTGACCAGTGGGATCCTGCGCGCCCGCGACCACTGCATATCGAGTTGGCCGAATGGGCGGACCTCGTGGTGGTGGCCCCGCTCAGTGCGACATCACTCTCCCGCTGGGTTCAGGGCGATGGCGAAGGACTTTTGGCCAGTCTTCTGCTGGCTTGTGAGTGCCCAGTTCTGGCGGCGCCAGCGATGAATACAGCCATGTGGAAGCATCCAGCCGTGCAGCGCAACTGGGGCTTTCTGGTTGACGACCCTCGCGTGCTGCCCCTGGCGCCTGAGAGCGGTCTGCTCGCCTGTGACCGACTCGGCACGGGACGCATGGCAGACCCCGTCAGGATTGAGTTGGCCGCCGCCAGCGCTCTGTTGCAAGCCGATGCTGAGGGCCTGCTCAAATCCGACTGGCGTGGCAGGCATGTGCTGGTCAGCGCAGGTCCCACTCTGGAAGCTTTGGACTGTGTCCGCGTCTTCTCCAACCGCAGCAGCGGCCGCATGGGTGTTCTGCTGGCCCAGGCCGCTCATCTGCGAGGTGCCACCGTCGATTTGGTGCATGGCCCGCTGCAGGTTCCCCCGTCCTGGCTGGAAGGTTTGCGCTGTCATCCTGTGGTCGGAAGTGCTGCTATGGACAACACGCTCCAACAACTGCAGCCGCAAGCGCATGCGGTGTTGATGTGCGCGGCTGTGGCCGATTTGCGCCGGACCGGTTCTGCTGATGTTGAGAAGCTGCCGAAAGACCAGCTGATTGACTCGATTGAGGCTGGTTGGGAACTGGCGCCAGATCTGCTTCAGGCTCTGGTGAGGAGGCGTCCCAAGGGGCAGTCTGTTTTGGGATTTGCCGCTCTGACGGGATCCGACGAGCAACTGCTTGAGCTTGGCCGCCGAAAGCTCCAAGCCAAGGGCTGTGACCTGCTGATGGTCAATCCCGTCGATCGTCCGGGTCAGGGGCTCGACAGTGATCAGAACGCCGGCTGGCTTCTGGGTCCAGGCGATCATCATCAGATCTGCCCCCTCGAAGACAAGCTCGCGTTGTCCCACCGATTGCTGGATCGACTGTTGGAGATCAATTCTGACGACTTGTATCAGTCAGCCGGCTTGGTCAGTCAGCCGACTTGA
- a CDS encoding DNA-3-methyladenine glycosylase — protein sequence MKRQADGGLLWGVIVETEAYSQDEPACHGYRRRSPQNETLFGEPGRFYVYVSYGIHHCVNVVTDRPEWANGVLLRAVALPDEPERVAAGPGLLARRFGIDRGCDGLSVCGDGDLWITPRPVELSKPVLLTTTRIGINQGEDLALRWYLKASRSVSKRARGDRSPKPDAAFQPR from the coding sequence GTGAAACGTCAAGCGGATGGAGGTTTGCTGTGGGGCGTGATTGTGGAAACGGAGGCGTATTCACAGGATGAGCCTGCCTGTCACGGTTACCGGCGCCGCTCACCGCAGAACGAAACCCTGTTTGGAGAGCCAGGGCGGTTTTATGTGTATGTGAGCTATGGCATCCACCACTGCGTGAATGTGGTGACCGACCGCCCTGAATGGGCCAATGGCGTGTTGCTGCGTGCTGTGGCATTGCCTGATGAGCCTGAACGGGTTGCTGCCGGTCCGGGTTTGCTGGCCCGTCGGTTCGGGATCGATCGCGGTTGTGATGGTCTATCGGTCTGCGGTGACGGTGACCTCTGGATTACACCCCGCCCGGTCGAGCTGAGCAAACCTGTTTTGCTCACCACCACCCGGATCGGGATCAATCAGGGCGAAGATCTTGCTCTGCGCTGGTACCTGAAGGCCAGTCGAAGTGTCAGCAAACGCGCTCGTGGGGATCGCTCTCCGAAGCCTGACGCTGCGTTTCAGCCCCGTTGA
- a CDS encoding DUF2555 domain-containing protein translates to MLITPERLASFNEASVATLARRLEYDDYPTPFEGLSDWHLLRALAIHRPELTAPYAHLIDQEPFDED, encoded by the coding sequence ATGCTGATCACTCCGGAGCGACTGGCTTCTTTTAATGAGGCATCCGTTGCGACGCTGGCGCGCCGTCTGGAGTACGACGATTACCCAACTCCCTTTGAGGGCCTGAGTGACTGGCATCTGTTGAGAGCCCTCGCCATTCATCGACCGGAACTCACCGCTCCATACGCCCATCTGATCGATCAGGAACCCTTCGACGAGGACTGA
- a CDS encoding Nif11-like leader peptide family natural product precursor, translating into MSEEQLEAFLEKVKADTNLQEKLKAAADSDAVLAIAKEAGFSISADDLKNAQSELSDDELEGAGGAVCFFTCAYSR; encoded by the coding sequence ATGTCAGAAGAGCAACTCGAAGCCTTCTTAGAAAAAGTCAAAGCTGACACCAACCTGCAGGAGAAGCTCAAAGCAGCTGCTGATTCAGACGCAGTTCTTGCGATTGCGAAAGAGGCGGGATTTAGTATTTCTGCTGATGACTTGAAGAACGCTCAATCAGAACTTTCAGATGATGAGCTTGAGGGTGCGGGTGGCGCTGTTTGTTTTTTTACCTGCGCCTACTCGAGATAG
- a CDS encoding Nif11-like leader peptide family natural product precursor produces MTQEQLTAFIANAKGNTSLQERLKAAADTNAVAAIAKEAGFSISADRLKNALSEMSDTEIESVAGGYCDKEWCLHSC; encoded by the coding sequence ATGACACAAGAACAACTCACAGCTTTCATCGCTAACGCCAAAGGCAACACCAGCCTGCAGGAAAGGCTCAAAGCTGCGGCTGATACCAATGCTGTTGCTGCCATTGCTAAAGAAGCAGGATTTAGTATTTCTGCTGATAGATTGAAAAACGCTCTGTCTGAAATGTCAGATACAGAGATTGAAAGCGTGGCTGGTGGTTATTGCGATAAGGAGTGGTGCCTTCACTCCTGTTAA
- a CDS encoding tetratricopeptide repeat-containing sulfotransferase family protein, whose product MSKPRRKSSGFSNTPKSKSKNGNPDKKRSFTDHTRKEHQAIELINQGKPQEAERIYRDLITSGTKNHIVYGNLAAILGMQGRFNELIDLLRKTIELEPNYPDAHNNLGNALKKKGDLAAAITSYNTALQLQPNYPDAHYNLGNALQEQGDLRAAIDSYRAALQLQPNYPDAHNNLGVALQEQGELRAAIDSYRAALQLQPNYPDAHYNLGDALQEQGDLTAAIASYNTALQIQPDYPGAHYNLGNALQKQGELTSAIACYSTALQLQPDHPGTYYNLGNALQSKGELTAAIDSYQKAIEMDPDNSDVLRAIGRAQQKRGDIDEGILYFLRAIELNPKNTAAFFELSKSLNSSEEAIKLAADIEKLDKKEFNNREASFLEFALANCFHKAQNYTKAAQHLANANKQKLIYMSSDLASQLKESTLALSISEKIQIGEPSDGTGRIFIVGAPRCGSTLLESVLATNPNIKDLGESQAFVQALAHEKAENNLPTERSKLANAYTKAANEPLKKFTHSVDKNLYNFRFAEAINRSMPAAKIIHCRRNPLDNVLSMLRSNLSAGNNYTADPVDAAKFIIHQQELLSPLKENAGNQIFTFDYDNFTNSPENQARELIDWIGLQWNDHYLHPEQSDRSINTASVIQARRPISNRSVGGWNNYKELLKPAEAVLRESGLFNI is encoded by the coding sequence GTGAGCAAGCCCAGAAGAAAGAGCTCTGGATTCTCCAACACCCCCAAAAGTAAATCGAAAAATGGCAACCCTGATAAAAAAAGAAGCTTTACGGATCACACCCGCAAAGAGCACCAAGCCATCGAACTAATTAATCAGGGGAAACCGCAAGAAGCAGAGCGTATTTATAGAGACTTAATTACATCAGGAACAAAAAATCACATTGTCTATGGAAACCTGGCTGCAATCTTGGGAATGCAGGGCAGATTTAATGAGCTTATAGATCTGCTCAGGAAAACTATAGAATTGGAGCCCAATTACCCAGATGCTCATAACAACCTGGGAAATGCGCTCAAAAAGAAAGGTGACCTCGCAGCTGCCATCACCTCCTACAACACCGCCCTGCAACTCCAGCCCAACTACCCAGACGCCCACTACAACCTGGGTAATGCTCTCCAAGAGCAGGGCGACCTCAGAGCTGCCATTGACTCATACAGGGCTGCCCTCCAACTCCAACCCAACTACCCAGACGCTCATAACAACCTGGGAGTTGCGCTCCAGGAGCAGGGCGAGCTCAGAGCTGCCATTGACTCATACAGGGCTGCACTCCAACTCCAGCCCAACTACCCAGACGCTCATTACAACCTGGGCGATGCTCTACAGGAACAAGGGGACCTTACAGCTGCTATCGCCTCCTACAACACGGCCCTCCAAATTCAGCCCGACTATCCCGGGGCTCATTACAACCTGGGGAATGCCCTCCAGAAGCAGGGCGAGCTCACATCTGCCATTGCCTGCTACAGCACCGCACTCCAACTCCAACCCGACCACCCAGGCACCTATTACAACCTGGGCAATGCTCTCCAGAGCAAGGGCGAGCTCACAGCAGCCATTGACAGCTATCAAAAGGCGATTGAGATGGATCCGGATAACTCAGATGTTTTGCGCGCAATTGGTCGGGCACAACAGAAAAGAGGAGACATCGATGAAGGCATTCTCTACTTCCTTCGAGCAATAGAACTCAATCCTAAAAATACGGCCGCATTTTTTGAACTTAGCAAGAGCCTTAACAGTAGCGAGGAAGCGATCAAATTAGCCGCAGACATAGAAAAGCTCGACAAAAAAGAATTTAACAATAGAGAAGCTTCATTTTTAGAGTTTGCGCTGGCAAACTGCTTTCATAAAGCACAAAATTACACAAAAGCAGCTCAGCATTTAGCCAATGCAAACAAGCAAAAGCTAATTTACATGAGTTCAGACCTTGCCTCTCAGCTAAAAGAATCCACCTTAGCTTTATCAATATCTGAAAAAATTCAAATTGGTGAGCCAAGTGACGGAACAGGCAGAATTTTTATTGTTGGAGCTCCCCGCTGTGGCTCGACGCTACTCGAGTCAGTCTTAGCAACAAATCCCAACATCAAAGATCTTGGAGAATCCCAAGCATTTGTCCAAGCCCTTGCTCATGAAAAAGCGGAGAACAACTTGCCAACCGAACGATCTAAACTAGCCAATGCTTACACGAAAGCAGCAAATGAACCACTGAAAAAATTCACTCATAGCGTCGACAAAAATCTCTACAATTTTAGATTTGCGGAAGCAATCAATCGTTCAATGCCCGCCGCAAAAATTATCCACTGTCGCAGAAATCCCCTCGACAATGTACTTTCCATGCTTAGAAGCAACCTGAGCGCCGGGAATAATTACACCGCAGACCCGGTAGATGCGGCCAAATTTATAATACATCAACAAGAATTACTCTCCCCGTTAAAGGAAAATGCAGGTAATCAAATTTTCACTTTTGACTACGACAACTTCACAAACAGTCCGGAGAACCAAGCCAGAGAGTTAATTGATTGGATTGGCCTGCAATGGAATGATCATTATCTACATCCAGAGCAAAGCGATAGGAGTATCAATACCGCGAGCGTCATACAGGCTCGTCGACCCATCAGCAATAGATCTGTTGGCGGCTGGAACAATTACAAAGAGCTTTTGAAGCCGGCAGAAGCCGTTTTACGAGAAAGCGGGCTTTTCAACATCTAA
- a CDS encoding PCP reductase family protein — MNWSAEAEQSLKEVPFFVRPAVRRRIESMAQECQLECIDSTFYAEARAKFAKS; from the coding sequence TTGAACTGGAGTGCTGAAGCAGAACAGTCGCTCAAGGAAGTTCCCTTTTTCGTGCGGCCGGCCGTTCGCCGCAGAATCGAATCAATGGCCCAGGAGTGCCAGCTTGAATGCATCGATTCAACGTTCTACGCCGAAGCCAGGGCGAAGTTTGCAAAGAGCTGA
- a CDS encoding NAD(P)/FAD-dependent oxidoreductase, with translation MAGEHYFLELDPPEERLRHAPHVVIVGGGFAGVRACKALAKADVRVTLIDKRNFNLFQPLLYQVATGLVSSGDVATPLRQLVGRQSNVQVLLGEVTEIKAEDKQIIFSGKAYSYDHLVLATGSGSTFFGHEEWRTFAPPMKILEHAEEIRRRLLMAMEQAEQTPDPEARRFLQTVVIVGGGPSGCEMAGAASELMRNAMRKEFRQLNPEETRIVLVDPGDRVLRAMPEELSEAAQKSLSALGVEFLFKGRVQSMQPGEAIVGTPDGERRLQAATVIWTAGVRPSHLGRKLADSVGCETDRGGRVIVEPDFSVKGHPEIRVVGDLCCYKHTRDGNQLPGMAGPATQAGGFIGKDIAAIVAGGSRPNFSWFDFGSMAVLDRVDAVADLRGFKFKGSLGWLLWAAAHLAFMPNDENRFSLLVKWIFAVVSQARASMLLTGMPSQHMGLDSPDAAFPMAPGAGPSISEPGAALRAAMDYYSNQVSGLAPQPKGGESTEDSAAAIK, from the coding sequence ATGGCTGGAGAGCACTACTTCCTCGAGCTGGATCCACCTGAAGAGCGTCTGCGACACGCTCCCCACGTCGTCATCGTGGGCGGAGGATTTGCAGGTGTGCGTGCCTGCAAGGCGCTGGCCAAGGCAGACGTACGCGTCACCCTGATCGACAAACGCAACTTCAATCTGTTCCAACCTCTGCTCTATCAGGTTGCAACAGGATTGGTTTCCAGTGGTGATGTGGCGACTCCGCTGCGCCAGCTGGTTGGACGCCAAAGCAATGTGCAGGTCCTGCTTGGTGAAGTCACCGAAATCAAGGCGGAAGACAAGCAGATCATCTTCAGCGGCAAGGCTTACAGCTACGACCACCTGGTTCTGGCAACAGGATCAGGCAGCACCTTCTTCGGCCACGAAGAGTGGCGGACCTTTGCCCCGCCAATGAAGATCCTGGAGCACGCCGAGGAGATCCGACGGCGGCTGCTGATGGCCATGGAGCAGGCCGAACAGACCCCTGATCCTGAGGCACGTCGCTTTCTGCAGACCGTTGTGATTGTTGGAGGAGGGCCCTCAGGATGCGAAATGGCAGGAGCAGCTTCCGAGCTGATGCGCAATGCCATGCGCAAGGAATTCCGCCAGCTGAATCCGGAGGAGACCAGGATCGTGCTTGTCGATCCAGGCGACCGCGTACTCAGAGCCATGCCCGAAGAGCTCTCTGAGGCTGCTCAGAAATCCCTGTCGGCTCTCGGCGTGGAGTTTCTGTTCAAAGGACGTGTGCAGAGCATGCAACCCGGTGAAGCGATTGTGGGAACACCGGATGGTGAGCGCCGGCTGCAGGCAGCCACCGTGATCTGGACCGCTGGCGTACGGCCCTCACATCTTGGCCGCAAGCTGGCGGATTCGGTTGGCTGCGAAACGGACCGAGGCGGCCGCGTGATTGTGGAGCCTGACTTCTCAGTCAAGGGGCATCCCGAAATCCGGGTGGTGGGCGACCTCTGCTGCTACAAGCACACCCGAGACGGAAATCAGCTGCCCGGCATGGCAGGGCCGGCCACCCAGGCCGGGGGCTTCATTGGCAAGGACATTGCCGCGATTGTGGCCGGCGGATCGCGTCCGAACTTCAGCTGGTTTGATTTCGGCAGCATGGCCGTACTGGATCGCGTCGACGCGGTCGCTGACTTGCGTGGCTTCAAGTTCAAAGGCAGTCTTGGCTGGCTGCTGTGGGCCGCTGCACACCTCGCTTTCATGCCCAATGATGAAAATCGCTTCTCATTGCTGGTGAAATGGATCTTTGCGGTGGTCTCTCAGGCCAGAGCATCGATGCTGCTCACGGGCATGCCAAGTCAGCACATGGGCTTGGATTCGCCTGATGCTGCCTTCCCGATGGCACCAGGGGCCGGTCCCTCCATCTCCGAACCTGGAGCAGCGCTGCGAGCGGCAATGGACTACTACTCCAATCAGGTTTCCGGCCTTGCGCCTCAACCCAAAGGAGGTGAGTCCACAGAGGATTCAGCCGCTGCCATCAAATAA
- a CDS encoding glycosyltransferase yields MSKLIHIIAVAYKRLPELRVFIQSWINQTNDNWQLTIIHDGESQGFTNLMNEANYIHPNIEFFSTEKRHNDYGHTLRDLGLKRSEGKYTILTNADNYFIPRTTEYISTLVQNSDNTSDVPDIILFDMIHSHTNPGTRKQPAYNLFKTEFKLYCIDVSSAAVRTELAKAAGFRDKTHDGDQTYFKDIASRATSLKIAKINRVLLIHN; encoded by the coding sequence GTGAGCAAGCTCATACATATAATCGCTGTAGCCTACAAAAGACTACCGGAACTACGAGTTTTCATACAATCTTGGATAAATCAAACAAATGACAACTGGCAACTAACCATCATTCATGACGGAGAAAGCCAAGGGTTCACAAACTTAATGAATGAAGCAAACTACATCCACCCCAACATAGAATTCTTCAGCACAGAGAAAAGACACAACGACTATGGTCACACGCTTAGAGACTTGGGACTGAAAAGATCAGAAGGCAAATATACGATTCTGACAAATGCAGACAATTACTTTATACCGAGAACGACAGAATACATTTCAACATTAGTCCAGAATTCGGATAATACATCTGACGTGCCTGATATTATTTTATTTGACATGATCCACTCTCATACCAACCCTGGGACAAGGAAGCAGCCTGCTTACAATCTTTTTAAGACTGAATTCAAGCTGTACTGCATTGACGTGAGCTCTGCAGCTGTCAGAACAGAGCTCGCTAAAGCAGCAGGCTTCAGAGACAAAACTCACGATGGAGACCAGACTTATTTCAAAGATATCGCATCAAGAGCGACAAGCTTGAAAATTGCGAAGATTAATCGTGTTTTACTGATTCACAATTAA
- a CDS encoding DUF565 domain-containing protein: MTARLQTTRLQRTIGEATTRLDLWATNPWRRFSLLLIALTGSFMIGNGVASVSGALNLMDPVAAMLSVGLMEVMVRVRRHWAKDRGSHLGRQLLDMTRFGLLYGLLLEGFKLL; this comes from the coding sequence TTGACAGCGCGTCTCCAAACAACACGCCTGCAGCGAACGATTGGAGAAGCCACGACCAGGCTCGACCTTTGGGCGACCAACCCGTGGAGACGCTTTTCACTCCTGCTGATCGCCCTGACAGGAAGTTTCATGATCGGCAACGGCGTTGCTTCCGTCTCCGGTGCTCTCAATCTGATGGATCCTGTGGCTGCGATGCTCAGCGTGGGGCTGATGGAAGTGATGGTGCGGGTGAGAAGACACTGGGCCAAAGATCGGGGCAGTCATCTAGGCCGACAATTGCTCGACATGACGCGATTTGGACTGCTGTACGGCCTGCTCCTGGAGGGATTCAAGTTGCTTTAA
- a CDS encoding aspartate carbamoyltransferase catalytic subunit translates to MSAWTHRHILDLAAFSREDFATVLELAHRFRSMPVTGARRLPALQGRLVATLFFEPSTRTRSSFELAAKRLSADVSSFSPSSSSLSKGESLLDTARTYVAMGADMLVVRHRCTGVPRQLADALERTGERTVILNAGDGLHSHPSQGLLDLYTLAYHFDPANPLPEALQGRRVLIVGDILHSRVARSNLWALSACGADVVLCGPPTLVPDAFADFLAEPPPGQTMDPVTQRGSLTICRDLDEALSGADAVMTLRLQKERMRQQMLTDLYRYHRDYGLSHERLARCGASIPVLHPGPVNRGIEMSGALLDDLSSNLVESQVSNGIPIRMALLYLMAAAESSVDSPPLG, encoded by the coding sequence TTGAGCGCCTGGACACACCGACACATTCTGGATCTCGCGGCTTTTTCCCGAGAAGACTTCGCGACTGTGTTGGAGTTGGCTCATCGTTTCCGGTCGATGCCGGTTACGGGTGCCCGTCGGCTGCCGGCGTTGCAGGGACGCTTGGTGGCCACTCTGTTTTTCGAGCCCAGCACGCGCACCCGCAGCAGCTTCGAGCTGGCGGCCAAGCGTCTCTCGGCAGACGTCTCCAGTTTTTCGCCTTCCAGCAGTTCGCTCAGCAAGGGGGAGTCACTGCTGGATACCGCACGCACCTATGTGGCGATGGGCGCCGACATGCTGGTGGTGCGTCATCGCTGCACCGGTGTGCCGCGCCAGCTGGCAGACGCGCTGGAACGCACCGGTGAACGCACTGTGATCCTCAATGCCGGTGATGGCCTGCACAGCCATCCCAGCCAGGGACTGCTCGATCTCTACACCCTGGCCTATCACTTTGACCCCGCCAATCCTTTGCCAGAGGCTTTGCAGGGTCGGCGTGTCCTGATCGTGGGTGACATCCTGCATTCACGTGTGGCCCGTTCCAACCTCTGGGCCCTGAGTGCCTGCGGCGCCGATGTCGTGCTGTGTGGTCCGCCCACGCTGGTTCCGGATGCTTTCGCCGACTTTTTGGCTGAGCCTCCCCCTGGCCAGACCATGGATCCTGTTACGCAGCGGGGATCGCTGACCATCTGCCGTGATCTGGATGAGGCCCTGTCCGGAGCCGATGCGGTGATGACACTCCGACTTCAGAAGGAACGCATGCGGCAGCAGATGCTCACCGATCTGTATCGCTATCACCGCGACTACGGTCTCAGCCACGAGCGCTTGGCTCGATGTGGTGCCTCGATTCCGGTGCTGCACCCCGGTCCGGTGAACCGGGGGATTGAGATGAGTGGCGCTCTGCTCGATGACCTCAGCTCAAACCTGGTGGAGAGTCAGGTGAGCAATGGCATCCCGATCAGGATGGCCTTGCTTTATTTGATGGCAGCGGCTGAATCCTCTGTGGACTCACCTCCTTTGGGTTGA
- a CDS encoding Nif11-like leader peptide family natural product precursor, which translates to MSDKQFKAFLEKVKTDISLQEKLKAAADSDAIVAIAKDVGYIISADDIQIEISEEELESLAGGQYSGCSGIACISYSP; encoded by the coding sequence ATGTCAGACAAGCAATTCAAAGCCTTTCTCGAAAAAGTCAAAACTGACATCAGTCTTCAGGAGAAGCTCAAAGCCGCTGCTGATTCCGATGCAATAGTTGCAATTGCTAAAGACGTGGGGTATATAATTTCAGCCGATGACATTCAGATCGAGATTTCAGAAGAGGAGCTTGAAAGCTTGGCTGGAGGTCAATACAGTGGGTGCTCAGGTATAGCTTGTATTAGTTACTCACCATAG